A region from the Fusarium graminearum PH-1 chromosome 4, whole genome shotgun sequence genome encodes:
- a CDS encoding cutinase transcription factor 1 beta, whose translation MAMTTESSQGAAAPPSPTSTSKTITEKNSKKRSSPSGDSDQPEKITKRRAARACVSCRARKVRCDVVEGAPCGNCRWDNVECVVQESRRRKKNLYTASTTGQSVSTEAQLRCKTTPSIGNPTGPSASASASKSTNPGIISTADLRRPSSGSVISSSSIDGPSTFLNSSALDSHVPHMIYQRSGYRRDSSSLNKVHPIESNAHRSSWSSIIPDPAFFDSLRNTQLLGSLEEKELPKPQFPSFLRPLPNKIAPEDVDYLKIKGALSVPTLPLQNALLQAYVEYVHPYMPLMDLNAFLGVISSRDGQNGQTSLFLYQAVMFAASAFVDMRYLREGGYTTRKAARKSFFQKTRLLYDFDYESDRLVLVQALLLMTYWYETPDDQKDTWHWMGVAISLAHTIGLHRNPGSTSMAPAKQKLWKRIWWSCFMRDRLIALGMRRPTRIKDEDFDVPMLEESDFEIEMLPESNTVIPSTCALVRNTDMQRELATMCIAKAQLCVCISRMLKAQYSVLIRDKMKPENTTNSTMMLFPNKQLDNVESVTEVDHELMAWAESLPACCQYRTLTPLDVKDGRSTVAVQRTLLHMVYYTTISALHRPQFLPSSPLQAPTTSRQVQDMSRLRVRDAAMHITRMATELHQYRLERFLPTTGVTVILPAMIIHLLEMKNPAPQARERATRGFRQCMRVMEKLREVYAAADYATGFLDAALRKAAIDINSSVAPSTLAMMKRVPIEFSAQTPPPENAPYMTASESLFNERPKEPQPAAATPTMMPPNTVNAAALEMPTQSPPTTEMDSPAAGLTPSVSAGSEEIQLDVGNMDLDFMQGHDEFDWNAVAGTDFDVDQWLQFPPEGVNNQDDNLIAGVLGVEEPTMSAEQALTWAMNAETDAAARQPENRDITASA comes from the exons ATGGCTATGACAACGGAATCATCACAAGGCGCGGCTGCTCcgccatcgccaacatcaacatcaaagacaatCACCGAAAAGAACAGCAAAAAGCGCTCTTCACCATCGGGCGACTCAGATCAACCAGAAAAGATTACGAAGCGACGCGCTGCCCGTGCTTGCGTGTCGTGTCGGGCCCGAAAAGTTCGATgcgatgttgtcgagggaGCTCCCTGTGGAAACTGCCGTTGGGATAACGTCGAG TGCGTTGTCCAGGAGagccgaagaagaaa GAAGAACCTTTACACGGCCAGCACCACAGGCCAGTCTGTCTCCACAGAAGCCCAGTTGCGCTGCAAAACGACACCATCAATTGGCAACCCCACAGGCCCAagtgccagtgccagcgCCAGCAAGAGCACAAATCCAGGCATAATAAGCACGGCCGATCTTCGACGACCAAGCAGTGGCTCAGTTATTTCATCAAGCAGCATCGATGGGCCCAGCACTTTTCTTAACAGCTCCGCACTCGACAGCCACGTCCCTCACATGATCT ATCAACGATCTGGCTACCGCCGGGACTCGTCTTCCCTCAACAAGGTGCACCCAATAGAATCCAACGCCCATCGTTCGTCATGGTCCAGTATCATCCCAGATCCCGCCTTCTTCGATTCACTACGCAACACTCAGCTGCTTGGCTCTCTTGAGGAAAAGGAACTCCCAAAGCCTCAGTTTCCTTCGTTTTTGCGACCTCTGCCGAACAAGATTGCGCCCGAAGATGTTGATTATCTGAAGATCAAGGGTGCGCTTTCTGTGCCCACCTTGCCACTACAGAATGCCTTACTCCAGGCTTACGTTGAATATGTGCATCCTTACATGCCGCTTATGGACTTGAACGCCTTCCTCGGCGTTATCAGCAGCCGTGATGGTCAGAATGGCCAGACCAGTCTGTTCCTCTACCAGGCCGTCATGTTTGCAGCGTCAGCGTTCGTTGACATGAGGTACCTCAGGGAGGGTGGTTACACAACGCGGAAAGCAGCCCGCAAGTCCTTTTTCCAGAAGACAAGG TTGCTGTACGACTTTGATTACGAGTCAGATCGCCTTGTGCTTGTGCAGGCACTGCTTTTGATGACATACTGGTACGAAACGCCAGATGACCAGAAAGACACATGGCATTGGATGGGTGTGGCCATTTCACTGGCACACACCATCGGTCTTCACCGCAACCCCGGATCCACGAGCATGGCACCGGCAAAGCAGAAGCTCTGGAAGCGAATCTGGTGGTCATGCTTCATGCGAGACCGTCTTATCGCACTCGGAATGCGACGTCCCACACGTATCAAGGACGAGGACTTCGACGTTCCCATGCTTGAGGAGAGCGACTTTGAAATTGAGATGCTCCCTGAGAGCAACACTGTTATTCCAAGCACCTGCGCATTGGTTCGCAACACTGATATGCAACGGGAATTGGCCACTATGTGTATTGCCAAGGCACAGCTTTGCGTCTGCATCAGTCGCATGCTCAAGGCGCAATACTCTGTCTTGATCCGTGATAAAATGAAGCCGGAAAACACTACCAACAGCACAATGATGCTTTTCCCCAACAAACAGCTGGATAATGTCGAGAGCGTTACTGAGGTAGACCATGAACTCATGGCATGGGCTGAGTCACTTCCAGCCTGCTGTCAATATCGCACCCTGACACCCTTGGATGTCAAGGACGGACGATCGACAGTTGCTGTGCAACGAACACTGCTGCATATGGTTTATTACACCACCATTTCAGCCCTTCACCGTCCTCAgttcttgccatcatcgcctCTCCAGGCCCCTACAACATCCCGGCAAGTCCAAGATATGTCTCGATTGCGGGTACGTGATGCCGCGATGCACATCACCCGAATGGCCACAGAGCTTCACCAGTACCGCCTGGAGCGATTCTTGCCTACAACTGGTGTTACAGTCATTCTCCCTGCCATGAttatccatctcctcgagatgaagaaccctgctcctcaagctcggGAGCGTGCCACGCGAGGATTCCGCCAGTGCATGCGAGTTATGGAGAAGCTTCGAGAGGTGTATGCTGCGGCTGACTACGCAACTGGCTTCCTTGATGCTGCTCTCCGTAAGGCTGCTATCGACATCAACTCTAGCGTTGCTCCTTCGACATTGGCTATGATGAAGCGTGTGCCGATTGAATTCAGCGCCCAGACACCGCCTCCGGAAAATGCGCCATATATGACCGCTTCTGAGTCGCTGTTCAACGAGAGACCAAAGGAGCCTCAGCCTGCGGCGGCAACGCCCACTATGATGCCACCAAACACTGTCAATGCTGCAGCTCTGGAGATGCCTACGCAATCACCGCCCACGACTGAGATGGATTCCCCTGCCGCTGGATTGACACCCAGCGTAAGCGCTGGCTCTGAAGAGATTCAGCTAGATGTTGGCAATATGGATCTTGATTTCATGCAGggtcatgatgagtttgactgGAACGCTGTGGCCGGAACCGATTTCGATGTTGATCAGTGGCTTCAATTCCCCCCTGAAGGTGTTAACAATCAAGACGACAACTTGATCGCTGGCGTATTGGGCGTTGAAGAGCCCACCATGTCTGCTGAGCAAGCTCTGACCTGGGCAATGAACGCCGAGACAGACGCAGCAGCTCGTCAGCCTGAAAACCGCGATATTACCGCATCGGCATAG